A genome region from Candidatus Methylomirabilota bacterium includes the following:
- a CDS encoding glycoside hydrolase: VVFRRAAAAPARTLPGATTTVLATLAGPWSVRFPPNWGAPPEVRLDRLVSWTASADPGVKYFSGTATYEKDLQARPPWFRPGAKVMLDLGDVKEIAEVSVNGTPFGILWKPPFQADVTAALRPGSNHLEIKVTNLWPNRMIGDQQPSATKAYTFTDYKAYTRDSPLLESGLLGPVTLLAVTSR; this comes from the coding sequence CGTGGTGTTCCGTCGCGCGGCGGCGGCGCCCGCGCGGACGCTTCCGGGCGCGACCACCACCGTCCTGGCGACCCTGGCCGGCCCGTGGAGCGTCCGCTTCCCGCCGAACTGGGGCGCGCCACCGGAGGTCCGTCTCGACCGCCTCGTCTCCTGGACCGCGTCCGCCGATCCCGGCGTGAAGTACTTCTCCGGGACGGCCACCTACGAGAAAGACCTCCAGGCGCGGCCCCCCTGGTTCCGTCCGGGGGCGAAGGTGATGCTGGATCTCGGAGACGTGAAGGAGATCGCGGAGGTCTCGGTCAACGGCACGCCGTTCGGGATCCTCTGGAAGCCGCCCTTCCAGGCGGACGTGACGGCCGCGCTCCGGCCGGGGTCGAACCACCTCGAGATCAAGGTCACGAACCTCTGGCCCAATCGGATGATCGGCGACCAGCAGCCCTCGGCGACGAAGGCCTACACCTTCACCGATTACAAGGCGTACACGAGGGATTCGCCGCTGCTCGAGTCCGGGCTGCTGGGACCGGTGACCCTCCTGGCCGTGACGTCGCGATGA